One segment of Nitrospinota bacterium DNA contains the following:
- a CDS encoding HisA/HisF-related TIM barrel protein → MLTKRIIPCLDVKDGRVVKGINFVNLVDAGDPVESAEVYDSQGADELTFL, encoded by the coding sequence GTGTTAACAAAACGGATAATACCTTGCCTGGATGTCAAGGACGGACGGGTCGTAAAGGGGATAAATTTCGTTAATCTCGTTGATGCCGGTGACCCGGTGGAATCGGCAGAGGTATATGATTCTCAAGGGGCTGATGAGCTTACGTTTCTTGA